Proteins encoded by one window of uncultured Bacteroides sp.:
- the ssb gene encoding single-stranded DNA-binding protein produces the protein MSVNKVILIGNVGKDPDVRYLDSGVAVANFTLATSDKAYTLANGTQVPERTEWHNIVLWRGLAEIAEKYVHKGDKLYIEGKIRTRSYDDPNGAKRYITEIFADSMEMLTPRSNQANAGASQAQPQNNQAQSQQPVSQENPTDDLPF, from the coding sequence ATGTCTGTAAATAAAGTGATATTGATAGGAAATGTAGGGAAAGATCCTGATGTTAGATATCTGGATAGTGGCGTGGCAGTAGCAAACTTTACGTTGGCAACTTCTGATAAAGCATATACATTAGCAAATGGCACACAGGTTCCTGAAAGAACAGAATGGCATAATATTGTTTTATGGAGAGGATTGGCAGAAATAGCCGAGAAATATGTTCATAAAGGAGATAAATTATACATTGAAGGGAAAATAAGAACTCGTTCTTATGATGATCCTAATGGTGCAAAGCGATATATTACTGAGATATTTGCAGATAGCATGGAAATGTTGACTCCAAGAAGTAATCAGGCTAATGCCGGAGCTTCTCAGGCACAACCTCAGAACAATCAGGCACAATCTCAACAACCGGTTTCACAGGAAAATCCAACCGATGATTTGCCTTTTTAA